In Mesorhizobium sp. 113-3-3, a genomic segment contains:
- a CDS encoding ABC transporter permease yields MLPTKTGVLEEAFADISSSLKKHHLATTFSWQDVAQRYRRSRVGAFWLTINMGVLIGALGLVFGTLFRTPMQEYLPYICVSLIFWGFIASSINEGCTAFVGAEGIILQVRMPLFTHVLRVLYRNAIIFGHNILIYPLVLLAVGRMPTWQVFLALPGFVILSLNLLWIMLIVAVLCARYRDMTQVMQNLLQVVMYLTPVMWMTRTLPEGISRLLLELNPFYHLLSVVRDPLLGEFASATSWMTCIVFAIVGWAAALLLFGRYRHRIPYWL; encoded by the coding sequence ATGCTGCCGACCAAGACAGGCGTCCTCGAAGAGGCCTTCGCCGACATAAGTTCTTCGCTGAAGAAACACCACCTTGCCACGACGTTCAGTTGGCAGGATGTGGCCCAGCGCTATCGGCGCTCGCGGGTCGGCGCGTTCTGGCTGACCATCAACATGGGCGTCCTGATCGGTGCGCTCGGGCTCGTCTTCGGCACGCTCTTTCGCACGCCGATGCAGGAATATCTGCCCTATATCTGCGTCAGCCTGATCTTCTGGGGGTTCATTGCGTCGTCGATCAACGAGGGATGTACGGCCTTTGTCGGAGCCGAGGGCATCATCCTGCAGGTGCGCATGCCGCTGTTCACCCATGTGTTGCGCGTGCTCTACCGCAACGCCATCATTTTCGGCCACAACATTCTCATCTACCCGTTGGTCCTGCTGGCTGTCGGGCGCATGCCGACTTGGCAGGTTTTCCTGGCGCTGCCCGGCTTTGTCATTTTGTCGCTCAATCTGCTCTGGATCATGCTGATCGTGGCGGTGCTGTGCGCGCGCTACCGCGACATGACGCAGGTGATGCAGAACCTCCTGCAGGTCGTCATGTACCTGACCCCGGTCATGTGGATGACGCGAACGCTGCCCGAGGGCATTTCAAGGTTGTTGCTGGAGCTCAATCCCTTCTACCACCTCCTCAGTGTCGTGCGCGACCCGCTGCTGGGCGAGTTCGCGTCGGCGACGAGCTGGATGACGTGCATCGTGTTTGCGATCGTTGGCTGGGCGGCCGCCCTGTTGCTGTTTGGCCGTTATCGTCATCGCATCCCCTATTGGCTATGA